Proteins encoded together in one Vitis vinifera cultivar Pinot Noir 40024 chromosome 4, ASM3070453v1 window:
- the LOC104879063 gene encoding uncharacterized protein At2g29880-like: MHREFFDLLKHTGFGWDAETNTVHALEETWQNYIRAHPNAKRFRSKGCPNYNLLGLIFNPSTATGALHYSSTQDPPNTDDEDEMDDNLEHGGVHVDVDTEIPDDPPQPEMAGGVTTRSGKRVTDSLLERKGKKESRLSQMGDALKAWVEASKARTETSRARTEALLARVDRYKSGTSSEATSGGTTDFSITRCMAALQTIELLDNDKYLKAVEKFTMPEWREIFMNMPDERKMARLDRL, encoded by the exons ATGCACCGTGAGTTCTTTGATCTTTTAAAGCATACTGGATTTGGTTGGGATGCTGAAACTAACACAGTGCATGCTCTAGAGGAAACCTGGCAAAATTACATTCgg gCACACCCAAATGCAAAAAGATTCCGCTCAAAGGGATGCCCAAACTACAACTTGTTGGGATTGATCTTTAATCCATCAACAGCAACCGGTGCCCTCCACTACTCTTCCACCCAAGATCCACCAAACactgatgatgaagatgagatgGATGACAATTTGGAACATGGTGGAGTGCATGTGGATGTAGATACTGAGATCCCTGATGATCCTCCACAACCAGAAATGGCAGGAGGAGTGACCACCCGTTCTGGAAAGCGTGTAACTGATTCTCTATTAGAGCGTAAAGGTAAGAAAGAATCCAGATTAAGTCAAATGGGAGATGCTTTGAAAGCTTGGGTTGAGGCATCAAAGGCTAGAACAGAAACATCTCGAGCTAGAACTGAGGCATTATTGGCTAGAGTGGACAGATATAAGAGTGGAACTAGTAGTGAAGCAACTAGTGGAGGTACCACTGATTTTAGCATAACAAGGTGCATGGCAGCCTTACAAACCATTGAACTGTTAGATaatgacaaatatttaaaagctgTTGAGAAATTCACAATGCCGGAGTGGAGAGAGATATTTATGAATATGCCTGATGAGAGGAAAATGGCACGGCTTGATAGACTTTAA